The following coding sequences lie in one Phalacrocorax carbo chromosome 3, bPhaCar2.1, whole genome shotgun sequence genomic window:
- the LAMP5 gene encoding lysosome-associated membrane glycoprotein 5 has product MAGGRLPGLFFLLHAAARLAAEQEVENLSGLSPNPEKDIFVVRENRTTCLMAEFAAKFIVPYDVWASNYVDLITEQADIPLSRGAEMKGKCGTNESELEISWLEQAYTLKLFFLKEGHNTSRGQEAFWSLSRIQFTYDTSERTYFKDAVSPGKHTASSHRLSALVTPAGKSYECQAQQTISLISSDHQKSVQLLLSEVRIQPFDITADFTFSEEHKCPVDQREQLEETLPLILGLILGLVIVITLCVYHIHHKLTANQVQIPRDRSQYKHMG; this is encoded by the exons ATGGCCGGGGGGCGCCTCCCGgggcttttcttcctcttgc ACGCCGCGGCTCGCCTGGCTGCCGAGCAAGAAGTTGAAAATCTCTCCGGGCTCTCCCCTAACCCCGAAAAGGACATTTTCGTGGTGCGGGAAAACCGGACGACGTGTCTGATGGCGGAATTCGCCGCCAAGTTCATCGTCCCCTACGACGTGTGGGCCAGCAACTACGTGGAT CTGATCACAGAGCAAGCTGATATCCCGCTGTCGCGAGGTGCTGAGATGAAGGGCAAGTGCGGCACCAACGAGTCGGAGCTGGAGATCTCCTGGCTGGAGCAAGCGTACACCCTCAAACTGTTCTTCTTGAAG GAGGGGCACAACACGTCCCGGGGGCAGGAGGCTTTCTGGAGCCTCAGCCGGATCCAGTTCACCTATGACACCTCCGAGCGCACATACTTCAAGGACGCTGTCAGCC CTGGGAAGCACACAGCCAGCTCACACCGGCTCTCTGCCCTGGTCACCCCAGCTGGGAAGTCCTATGAGTGCCAGGCGCAGCAGACCATCTCCCTCATCTCCAGCGACCACCAGAAGTCTGTGCAGCTCTTGCTGTCGGAAGTGCGCATCCAGCCCTTTGACATCACTGCGGATTTTACCTTCAGTGAAG aGCACAAGTGCCCGGTGGACCAGAGGGAGCAGTTAGAAGAAACCCTGCCTCTGATTTTGGGCCTGATACTGGGGTTGGTTATTGTGATAACCCTCTGCGTTTACCATATCCACCACAAGCTGACAGCCAACCAAGTGCAAATTCCTCGGGACAGATCTCAGTACAAACACATGGGATAG